The proteins below come from a single Miscanthus floridulus cultivar M001 chromosome 1, ASM1932011v1, whole genome shotgun sequence genomic window:
- the LOC136470907 gene encoding 9-cis-epoxycarotenoid dioxygenase 1, chloroplastic-like — MQSLAPPTSVSIHRHHLPAGSSRARASNSVRFSPRAVSSVPHATAPAESFQAPFHKPGAADLPGLSKKPAAAIAVPRHAAAPRKTGGGKKQLNFFQRAAAAALDAFEEGFVANVLERPHGLPSTADPAVQIAGNFAPVGERPPVRELPVSGRIPPFINGVYARNGANPCFDPVAGHHLFDGDGMVHALRIRNGVAESYACRFTETARLTQERAIGRPVFPKAIGELHGHSGIARLALFYARAACGLVDPSAGTGVANAGLVYFNGRLLAMSEDDLPYHVRVADDGDLETVGRYDFDGQLGCAMIAHPKLDPVTGELHALSYDVIKKPYLKYFYFRPDGTKSDDVEIPLDQPTMIHDFAITENFVVVPDHQVVFKLQEMLRGGSPVVLDKEKTSRFGVLPKHAADASEMAWVDVPDCFCFHLWNAWEDEATGEVVVIGSCMTPADSIFNESDERLESVLTEIRLDTRTGRSTRRAVLAPSQQVNLEVGMVNRNLLGRKTRYAYLAVAEPWPKVSGFAKVDLATGELTKFEYGEGRFGGEPCFVPMDPAAAHPRGDDDGYVLTFVHDERAGTSELLVVNAVDMRLEATVQLPSRVPFGFHGTFITGKELEAQA; from the coding sequence ATGCAGAGTCTCGCCCCGCCCACCTCTGTTTCCATACACCGGCATCACCTGCCGGCCGGGTCCAGCAGGGCCCGGGCCTCCAATTCCGTCAGGTTCTCGCCGCGCGCCGTCAGCTCCGTGCCGCACGCCACCGCGCCCGCCGAGAGCTTCCAGGCGCCGTTCCACAAGCCCGGCGCGGCCGACCTGCCGGGGCTGTCCAAGAAGCCCGCCGCCGCCATTGCCGTCCCGAGGCACGCCGCGGCGCCGCGGAAGACGGGCGGCGGCAAGAAGCAGCTCAACTTTTTCCAgcgcgccgcggcggccgcgctCGACGCGTTCGAGGAGGGGTTCGTGGCCAACGTCCTCGAGCGGCCCCACGGGCTGCCCAGCACGGCCGACCCGGCCGTGCAGATCGCCGGCAACTTCGCGCCCGTCGGGGAGAGGCCTCCCGTGCGCGAGCTCCCCGTCTCCGGCCGCATCCCGCCCTTCATCAACGGCGTCTACGCGCGCAACGGCGCCAACCCCTGCTTCGACCCCGTCGCCGGGCACCACCTCTTCGACGGCGACGGCATGGTGCACGCGCTGCGGATACGCAACGGCGTCGCCGAGTCCTACGCCTGCCGCTTCACGGAGACCGCGCGCCTCACCCAGGAGCGCGCGATCGGCCGCCCCGTCTTCCCCAAGGCCATTGGCGAGCTGCACGGCCACTCCGGGATCGCGCGCCTCGCCCTGTTCTACGCGCGCGCCGCGTGCGGCCTCGTCGATCCCTCGGCCGGCACGGGCGTCGCCAACGCCGGCCTCGTCTACTTCAACGGCCGCCTCCTGGCCATGTCCGAGGACGACCTCCCCTACCACGTCCGCGTCGCGGACGACGGCGACCTCGAGACCGTCGGCCGCTACGACTTCGACGGCCAGCTCGGCTGCGCCATGATCGCGCACCCGAAGCTTGACCCGGTCACCGGGGAGCTCCACGCGCTCAGCTACGATGTCATCAAGAAGCCGTACCTCAAGTACTTCTACTTCAGGCCCGACGGCACCAAGTCCGACGACGTGGAGATCCCGCTGGACCAGCCCACCATGATCCACGACTTCGCCATCACCGAGAACTTCGTGGTCGTGCCCGACCACCAGGTGGTGTTCAAGCTCCAGGAGATGCTGCGCGGCGGCTCGCCCGTGGTGCTGGACAAGGAGAAGACGTCGCGCTTCGGCGTGCTCCCCAAGCACGCCGCCGACGCGTCGGAGATGGCGTGGGTGGACGTGCCGGACTGCTTCTGCTTCCACCTGTGGAACGCGTGGGAGGACGAGGCGACGGGCGAGGTGGTGGTGATCGGCTCCTGCATGACCCCCGCCGACTCCATCTTCAACGAGTCCGACGAGCGCCTCGAGAGCGTGCTCACGGAGATCCGCCTCGACACGCGCACGGGCCGGTCCACGCGCCGCGCCGTCCTGGCGCCGTCGCAGCAGGTGAACCTGGAGGTGGGCATGGTGAACCGCAACCTCCTGGGCCGCAAGACTCGGTACGCGTACCTCGCGGTGGCCGAGCCGTGGCCCAAGGTCTCGGGCTTCGCCAAGGTGGACCTCGCCACGGGCGAGCTCACCAAGTTTGAGTACGGCGAGGGACGGTTCGGCGGCGAGCCCTGCTTCGTGCCCATGGACCCCGCCGCGGCGCACCCGCGCGGCGATGACGACGGGTACGTGCTCACCTTCGTCCACGACGAGCGCGCCGGCACGTCGGAGCTCCTGGTGGTCAATGCCGTCGACATGCGGCTGGAGGCCACGGTCCAGCTGCCGTCCCGCGTGCCCTTCGGCTTCCACGGCACCTTTATCACGGGCAAGGAGCTCGAGGCCCAGGCCTGA